The sequence AATATTATGAAAAGGCTTATTTGGATTATTGCGTTACTTTTTAGTGTGGTTGTGGCTAAGGATTTGAATTTAAAAGAATTAGAAATCTCTTGCGATAATGGCGATATGGATGCTTGCTTTTATCTTGGATATTTCTATAAATATGGCAAATTTGTAGAGCAAAGCTACCACAAAGCCGCCGAGCTATATCAAAAAGCTTGCGATAATGATTACGCATTTGCCTGTTCTGCTCTTGGGGATCTGTATGTAAGTGGCAAAGGTGTAGAGCTAAACTACCGCAAAGCCGCAAAATTATACGAAAAAGCCTGTGATAACGGCGATTTATGGGGTTGTGGTAGCCTTATAAACCTATATCGTGAAGGCGAGGGTATAAGACAAAATTACCAAAATGCTATCAAATCATCCCAAAAGGCTTGTGATAATGCCAACTCACTAGGTTGCCTTAACCTTGGAATCGCATATGAAAAAGCCAAAGGCGTAAGACAAGATTACGCTATAGCTAAGGAGTATTTTGGCAAGGCGTGTGATTTGGGCGATCAAATTGGTTGTGATAATTATAAAAGATTAAATATCTATGTAAAAGATTAAATAATAGATAGCTTATAATGATCTAAGCATATATCCCACGGCTTATCTGATTAGATTTTTCTCATCTCATCAAGCCTTGAGAGAAATGGGGTGATGAGATTTATATCTTTTTGTTTTTTAGATGAGTAGTAGATTAAATTTTTATCTAAATTTTTGCCATTTTCTAGCTCATCTAATCTTCTTTTGATCTGCTTTATAGTCCCATTTATCCCATCTACAATCTTACAATTTGGCATTAAAGCAGCAAAACTATCTTTAAAATAGTTAAAATGCGTACATCCTAGTACCAAAAGGGATATATTTGTAGCATTGATTTGAGCTATTTGCTCAGCTATATATCGCTTCACTGATGGTGAGTCAAACTCCATATTTTGAGCGAATTCCACTAGCTTTGGCATAGGTAAAAGATAGGTTTTATCGCTTAAATTTGATCTTTTTAAAAGCTCATTTAGCTTAGCACCCTTTATCGTAGCTGGCGTAGCGATAACTAGTATATTGCCATCTTCGCTTTGACCTAACTTCACTGCTGGTTCCATCCCGATAATTGGTATGCTAAATTTCTGCCTAAGGTCGCTTATAGCAGCACTCGTGGCGGTATTACACGCAATTACTATTATATCAGCCATAGGGCGCAAAAACTCGACCGCATCAGTGCTAAGAGCTCTTATCTCATCAATGCTCTTTACCCCATAAGGTGCGTTGTCATTATCGGCAAAATATATAAAATCACACCCTTTAAGCTCCCTTTTAGCCTCATTTAAAAGACTTAGCCCCCCAAATCCAGAGTCAAATACCGCTACAACCATCAGCCAAATATCTCAAATTTTTCAAATAATTTTGTATCATTATCTATCAAGCCTCTATCAATCAAATTTTTAACAACTTCTTGATTGCAATTGGTCTCTTTAGGCCACTCTTTTGTATAGCCATCATCTATGGTTTTGCGAGTCGCATCAATGCAAATTTGCTCATCATCTATATATATATCTCGCTGGGCATCAATACTATTAGTAATACGCCATACCATCATATATGGATTATCTATTTTTGAATCAATATCTGTAAATATTATAATTTTAAAATGTTTTTTAAGCGTTAAAAGAGAGTTAAAAAGAGATTTTAGGTTTGATTTTTTATCTACTTTTACCATACAGATTGGATTTTTGGTATCGGTAAAATATTGATATATCTCTAAAATATCAGAGCTTATTTTTTTAAATTTATCTAGTAGTTCGGTATTGCTTATCACACTTGGTGTTAAAGTAGAGTAGTCTATAGATGCATCTATGCCTAGTTTGCCTCCATAGCATGAGTTTGGACTAGCATGATCGAGCTGATCGCAAACTCCACTTGTTATTAGGCAGCTTTTTGGACTAAATTTATTTAGTACAAATTTAGCCAAATTTTCATAATCATCTAAATCAGGTGCATTGCTTGGGACAAATATAGCATGTTTTACAAAGCTCATCTGACCAACGCCCCAAAATGCATGCATAAGCTGCTGAGCGTGTGCTGGATAAAGGTTATTAAATTTAGCTAATATTAAGTTATGAAATACTCCATTTTCAGGCATTTTATAATCAATCAGATCTGGCGCAGTAGTTTGCAAAAGTGGCAAAAATATACGCTCAGTTGCATATCCCATATATTTATCTTCTAAAGGCGGCTTGCCCACGACAGTTGCAGCAAATATTGGATTTGTCTTATGCGTAATTTTGCTTACTTTCATTACTGGAAACGGCTCTATTGGGGTATAATAGCCAGTATGATCGCCAAATCTTCCCTCATCTTTTAACTCATTTGGATCTACAAATCCCTCGATAATAAAATCAGCATCAAAAGGCACATAAATATCATTAGTAAGTGATTTTACCAATTTCGCTGGTTTTTTACGAATAAATCCATATAGCATTAATTCAAAAATATTTTTTGGTAGTGGTGCTTGCCCACACCATATATATAATGGATCTCCGCCAATAGCAACGCTTACAGGCATTTTTTGGCCAGCTTGTTTGTATTCGTGAAAAAAATGCGCCCCATCTTTGTGAATTTGCCAGTGCATTCCAAGTTCATTTTGGCTATGGACTTGAAGGCGATACATACCCAAATTTTGAGTAGTTCCATTTAACGCCTTAGTATAGACTTGACCCATTGTGATAAAGGCGCCACCATCATCATCCCAAGTTTTCAAAACCGGAAGTTTATATAAATTTGGCTCTTTAAATTCACATTCTTGACATATACCATTGCCTTTTAATCTTTTTGGAAAAATGGATTTTAAACTCAAAAGATAGCCGAAAAAATCTATTTTTTCTTTCATTGAATTTGGTTTTTTAGGTTTTAAAAGAGCTGAAATTTCATTAGAAATATCACTAATATCACGCCCAAAAATTATCTCAAGTGCCTTAAAACTACCAAAAATATTTGTTATCACAGGGGGAAATTTATCACCATTTTTATTAGTTGGATTGGTAAATAGTATAGCTTTAGAATTATCTTTTTTAACTTCGATGTAGCTAATATGAGCAATTTCAAGATCAATATCGCATGGCGCTTCTATAATTTTTAATAGATTATTTTTTTTAAGCAAATTTATATAGTAATGCATGTTTACTCCATTTTTAAACAAAGAAAGTCTATCATAATATATAAAACATTAAGCAAAAAGTTAGATAAAATCATAAATTTAGAGTAAAAAATTTGAATTTAAACTAAATTTAATTAAAAATTTAAAATATTTAGGAAAATAGCCTAATATTTAATCTTTTTTTAAGCATATCTCTTATATAATTCCAGCTCACGAATTGAGAAACACCTTAACCTTCTGAAAAGCTTGGTTAAATCATCTCTTTATCGTTTTTGTTTTTTAATTTTTATAATGTTAAACTATCTTTTATAGTCAATCTTTGAAATCTAAACAAGTGATCGATTGAGCCAGAATCTTATTATATTATAATAGATTCAATACTTATATAACAGATATAAAGTTTTTAGATTAAAACTTCATAATACTTAAGTAGTTTATCTACTTTAATTTTTTATGGAGAGTTTGATCCTGGCTCAGAGTGAACGCTGGCGGCGTGCCTAATACATGCAAGTCGAACGGACAAGTAAGAGCTTGCTCTTATGAGTTAGTGGCGCACGGGTGAGTAATGTATAGTTAATCTGCCCTATGCTGGAGGACAACAGTTAGAAATGACTGCTAATACTCCATACTCCTTCTTAACATAAGTTAAGTTGGGAAAGTTTTTTCGGCATAGGATGAGACTATATTGTATCAGCTAGTTGGTGAGGTAATGGCTCACCAAGGCTATGACGCATAACTGGTCTGAGAGGATGATCAGTCACACTGGAACTGAGACACGGTCCAGACTCCTACGGGAGGCAGCAGTAGGGAATATTGCTCAATGGGGGAAACCCTGAAGCAGCAACGCCGCGTGGAGGATGACACTTTTCGGAGCGTAAACTCCTTTTCTTAGGGAAGAAATTTGACGGTACCTAAGGAATAAGCACCGGCTAACTCCGTGCCAGCAGCCGCGGTAATACGGAGGGTGCAAGCGTTACTCGGAATCACTGGGCGTAAAGGACGCGTAGGCGGATTATCAAGTCTTTTGTGAAATCTAATGGCTTAACCATTAAACTGCTTGAGAAACTGATAATCTAGAGTGAGGGAGAGGCAGATGGAATTGGTGGTGTAGGGGTAAAATCCGTAGAGATCACCAAGAATACCCATTGCGAAGGCGATCTGCTAGAACTCAACTGACGCTAATGCGTGAAAGCGTGGGGAGCAAACAGGATTAGATACCCTGGTAGTCCACGCCCTAAACGATGTATACTAGTTGTTGCTCTGCTAGTCAGGGCAGTAATGCACCTAACGGATTAAGTATACCGCCTGGGGAGTACGGTCGCAAGATTAAAACTCAAAGGAATAGACGGGGACCCGCACAAGCGGTGGAGCATGTGGTTTAATTCGATGATACGCGAAGAACCTTACCTGGGCTTGATATCCTAAGAACCTCTTAGAGATAAGAGGGTGCTAGCTTGCTAGAACTTAGAGACAGGTGCTGCACGGCTGTCGTCAGCTCGTGTCGTGAGATGTTCGGTTAAGTCCGGCAACGAGCGCAACCCACGTATTTAGTTGCTAACAGTTTGGCTGAGCACTCTAAATATACTGCCTTCGTAAGGAGGAGGAAGGTGTGGACGACGTCAAGTCATCATGGCCCTTATGCCCAGGGCGACACACGTGCTACAATGGCATATACAATGAGACGCAATATCGTGAGATGGAGCAAATCTATAAAATATGTCCCAGTTCGGATTGTTCTCTGCAACTCGAGAGCATGAAGCCGGAATCGCTAGTAATCGTAGATCAGCCATGCTACGGTGAATACGTTCCCGGGTCTTGTACTCACCGCCCGTCACACCATGGGAGTTGATTTCACTCGAAGTCGGAATGCTAAACTAGCTACCGCCCACAGTGGAATCAGCGACTGGGGTGAAGTCGTAACAAGGTAACCGTAGGAGAACCTGCGGTTGGATCACCTCCTTTCTAGAGTACAAAGTGATAATCTCACAATTATCACTTCAATATATCTCAATCACACTTGTTTAGGTTTGAGGGATTGATTTTTTAAAAGTAGTTATTAAGGGCCTATAGCTCAGCTGGTTAGAGTGCACCCCTGATAAGGGTGAGGTCACAAGTTCAAGTCTTGTTAGGCCCACCATTATTCATTTTTATCCGTTTTTATTTTTCATATTGGCATATCATATTTGTAATTCTCAAGATTTTTGTTATTTAAATTTTTTAAAATCTAATGTTGCTTGATTAAAATTTATAATTTCTATTTTTCAAATACTATATTCTTATATTTTTTGATTTACCTAAAATTGCTTCATTTTGTATTAAAAATTTTTAATAATATTAAATTTTTTAATTATTTAACTAGATTTTAGTACAAATTTTCAAAAAATTATAATATTTTCTGAAAATTGTTTTATATTTAAGCTTATTTTAATATTAATATTGTATAATTCCACTCACATTTCAAGTTAATCTTATTTAGCTTTGAAAAGTAAAGTTACTTAAATTACCATTGTTAAAAGTTACAATCAAGTTTTAATATTTAAAACAATTTTACAGGACTTGTTAGAGCTTTGAATTTAGTTTAATTTCAAATATTCTATATCAAACACTGTTATCCCAATAATATAAAAGATATAGTTTATAAATATTAACTTCACAATCTATTAAGCTTTAAAACTTACTTAATAGTAGTTAATACTTTCCGTCTTATTAAATTTAAATTCAAATACTATAAATCTAAACAGATTAACAAGAATTAAGTAATTAATTCTTAAATAATTAAATAGTTTATTTTTATATTTATATTTATCTATTTAATTTATATCTACTAGACTTTATCTTTAACAAGGAAGTGATGCGAATTAGAATATCAATAATCTAATTAAAAAAAGGTAAGCTACTAAGGGCAAATGGTGGATGCCTTGGCTAGTAGAGGCGATGAAAGACGTGCCAGGCTGCGATAAGTCTCGGGGAGCCGTCAAGGGGCTTTGATCCGGGAATTTCTGAATGGGGCAACCCAGTATATAGTGATATGTACTACCGCAATGCGGAGCGAACGTTGGGAATTGAAACATCTTAGTACCAATAGGAAAAGAAATCAAACGAGATTACGCTAGTAGCGGCGAGCGAAAGCGTAAGAGGGCAAACCACTAGCTTGCTAGTGGGGTTGTAGGACTGCAATATAGACTTAAACAATCTAATAGAATAAGTTGGAAAACTTAAGCATAGAGGGTGATACTCCCGTATATGAAAGTGCGTTTATACTTAGCAGTATCCTGAGTAGGGCGGGACACGTGTAATCCTGTCTGAAGCTGGGTAGACCACTATCCAACCCTAAATACTACTACTAGACCGATAGTGCACAAGTACCGTGAGGGAAAGGTGAAAAGAACTGAGGTGATCAGAGTGAAATAGAACCTGAAACCATTTGCTTACAATCATTCAGAGCCCTATGATTTATCAGGGTGATGGACTGCCTTTTGCATAATGAGCCTGCGAGTTGTGGTGTCTGGCGAGGTTAAGGAAACCCGGAGCCGTAGCGAAAGCGAGTCTTAATAGGGCGTATAGTCAGATGCTGCAGACCCGAAACGATGTGATCTATCCATGAGCAGGTTGAAACTGGTGTAAGAGCCAGTGGAGGACCGAACAGACGGCCGTTGAAAAGGCTCCTGATGACTTGTGGATAGGGGTGAAAGGCCAATCAAACATCGTGATAGCTGGTTCTCTCCGAAATATATTTAGGTATAGCGTTGTGTAGTAACTTTGTGAGGTAGAGCACTGAATGGGCTAGGGCATACACCAATGTACCAAACCCTATCAAACTCCGAATGCGCAAAGTGTAATCACAGCAGTCAGGCGGCGAGTGATAAAATCCGTCGTCGAGAGGGGAACAACCCAGACTAACAGCTAAGGTCCCTAAATCTCATTTAAGTGGAAAACGATGTGGAGTTACTGAAACAACCAGGAGGTTGGCTTAGAAGCAGCCATCCTTTAAAGAAAGCGTAATAGCTCACTGGTCTAGTGATTCTGCGCGGAAAATATAACGGGGCTAAAATGAGTACCGAAGCTTTAGACTTGCACTTAATTCTAATTATAAATTTGGCTATGAGCTTTTAAGTTATATTTCTTATAATTTAATTGCACTCATATAAATTAAATTATGAGAAAATAGTTTAGCTAAAATAATTAGAAGTAGTTAGAATTAAGTGCAAGTGGTAGGAGAGCGTTCTATTCAGCGTTGAAGGTATACCGGTAAGGAGTGCTGGAGCGGATAGAAGTGAGCATGCAGGCATGAGTAGCGATAAAAGGGGTGAGAATCCCTTTCGCCGTAAACCCAAGGTTTCCTACGCGATGCTCGTCATCGTAGGGTTAGTCGGGTCCTAAGCAAAGTCCGAAAGGGGTATGCGATGGAAAATTGGTTAATATTCCAATACCAATTATTATGTGCGATGGAAGGACGCTTAAAGTTAGTGGAGCTAGCGGATGGAAGTGCTAGTCTAAGGGTGTAGGTTGAGTTATAGGCAAATCCGTAACTCTCTATCCGAGACCTCAAAGGCTCTTGACGCTCTTCGGAGTAGATGGAGAATCCATGATACTATCGAGCCAAGAAAAGTTTCTAAGTTTAGTAATAATTGCCCGTACCGTAAACCGACACAGGTGGGTGGGATGAGTATTCTAAGGCGCGTGGAAGAACTCTCTTTAAGGAACTCTGCAAAATAGCACCGTATCTTCGGTATAAGGTGTGCCTAACTTTGTATTAAGATTTACTCCCAAAGCAAAGAAGGTTACAACAAAGAGTCCCTCCCGACTGTTTACCATAAACACAGCACTCTGCTAACTCGTAAGAGGATGTATAGGGTGTGACGCCTGCCCGGTGCTCGAAGGTTAATTGATGGGGTTAGCATTAGCGAAGCTCTTGATCGAAGCCCGAGTAAACGGCGGCCGTAACTATAACGGTCCTAAGGTAGCGAAATTCCTTGTCGGTTAAATACCGACCTGCATGAATGGCGTAACGAGATGGGAGCTGTCTCAAAGAGGGATCCAGTGAAATTGTAGTGGAGGTGAAAATTCCTCCTACCCGCGGCAAGACGGAAAGACCCCGTGGACCTTTACTACAGCTTGACACTGCTATTTGGATAAAGATGCGCAGGATAGGTGGGAGGCTTTGATCCATAGACTCTGGTTTATGGTGAGCCATTGTTGAGATACCACTCTTCTTTATTTGGGTAGCTAACTAGCCTAAGTTATCCTTAGGTAGGACAATGTCTGGTGGGTAGTTTGACTGGGGCGGTCGCCTCCCAAAGTGTAACGGAGGCTTACAAAGGTTGGCTCAGAACGGTTGGAAATCGTTCGTAGAGTATAAAGGCATAAGCCAGCTTAACTGCGAGACGTACATGTCAAGCAGAGACGAAAGTCGGTCTTAGTGATCCGGTGGTTCTGTGTGGAAGGGCCATCGCTCAAAGGATAAAAGGTACCCCGGGGATAACAGGCTGATCTCCCCCAAGAGCTCACATCGACGGGGAGGTTTGGCACCTCGATGTCGGCTCATCGCATCCTGGGGCTGGAGCAGGTCCCAAGGGTATGGCTGTTCGCCATTTAAAGCGGTACGCGAGCTGGGTTCAGAACGTCGTGAGACAGTTCGGTCCCTATCTGCCGTGGGCGTAAGAAGATTGAGGAGAGTTGACTCTAGTACGAGAGGACCGAGTCGAACTGGCCACTGGTGTATCAGTTGTTCTGCCAAGAGCATCGCTGAGTAGCTAAGCCGGGATGTGATAAGAGCTGAAAGCATCTAAGCTCGAAGCCAACTCCAAGATGAATCTTCTTTTAAGAGCTCTAGTAGACTACTAGTTTGATAGGCTGGGTGTGTAATGGATGAGAGTCCTTTAGCTGACCAGTACTAATAGCTCGTTTGCTTATCTTATAAGCATCACTTCCTTGTTAAGGATAAATATAATCCTTTTAGGTTTTTTAAAATATTTTTAGATATTAAACTTAGTGATTTTTAGCTTTAATACTCTAAGCAGTGTTAAATAAGATATTATCTTTATTGATATGATATTTTATTTAACACTGCTCGTGGCTATACATGATTAGGAAACGCCTTGCTCCATCTCGAACCAAGAAGCTAAGCTTTTCATGGCCGATGATACTCTCCCTTACTGGGATGCTGGAAAAGTAGGTTGCTGCGAGCTTTGTTTTTTATTCTTTGTATCTTATATTTATTAATCTATAGTTTTAGTATTTATTTGTTTTTACCTTAATAGATGAAATGGTATAAATCGCTTTTTATTTTTATATCTTTTAACTAATTTATTAATTCTTGGATATTTTATTATTATAAGTTGTTAAGCTTAGATGTTTTAGTGTTTTTATGGCTTATATTATTAATCCTTTAGATATTCTTGTTTTGGATGGAACTTTATTAGATACTAATTATACTAATCTTATATTATATAAAGATGTTTTAAGCAATAAGTTTGGAATGTCTCACTTAATAGAGTTACTATAAAAACTTTAAACAACTGTTTGGAAAATCCATTATCTGTAGTAGAATTACTTAAAATAAAAGAGTATAAAGATCAAATTTATTCTAAATATTTAAATTTAACAAAAGTAAATTATTTACTATTATTAGAATTGCATAATTATCTAAAAACAAATAGAATTATTTTATTGACTAATACTAATAAAAATAGAGCTGATGAGCTTATAAAATTTTTTATGATTTACAAAATTATTTTTCTTATATCTATTATAACTCTAGCAGAAATAAGTATTATAATTTGATTAATAATTTAAATTTAGTTCCTAATAATCTTATTGCTTATGATGATGAAACAATTTAAATTTAAAATGCAAGAATGCGTGAAGTAAAACTATATTATCAAATTTTTATATAGGATAAAATATGCAAAAATATAATATATTTGATTTTACAATTAGTAGAAATGATTTTTATCTAAACTATAAAAGCCTTTTATAGCTTAGATTATATTGGTAATTTACGTGTTGATTGTGAAAATTTAAAAAAGAATCCTGCTAGATTTATTTATACTATTAAAGATGATTTTTGCAAATCAAAAGATCAAGGTAAACTTGATAATACTTCAAATATATGTTTTAAATATATCTATACTTTTTTATCAAATATTGATTTGCTTAAATGGTCTTTTAAGTATTCATATTATGTTTGTTTGGTTTCTGATATAATACTAATAATGAAAAATGCGCTTTAGAGATAGCTAGATTTGCGTGAATAATTTAAAAGATCCTATAATAAAAGATGGTATTGATTTTTTCTTAGAGTTAAAGATGATGAGTGTTTGTATATATTGCTTCTAAATTTGTACAAAAATGGAGTCGTGATTGCAAGTGGATTAGCATTTAGATGTGATGGTATTGCTCATAGGGCTGCTTTTTAATTTAATATGCTAACAGTTACGATTTTACCAAGTAGGATAAAAGAGATTATCCCTAAACAAAATACTGATTTGGCAAACCAAATATCTATTAATGGTGAATTGATTATTAGTAGATATTATAAAGATGCTTTAAATTTTTAAAGAACAAATGAGTGGATGTGTGTAAAGAGATTTAAAATTTACTATGTGGTGATTATAAATATTATTCTTTTATACTATTTATATCGCTGAGTTTTATTTAGGATTGCTAAAATATTAAAATAAAAGCATATTAAATATATTAAGAATTGAATTTGCAAGACATATTTTACACTAGATATTAAAATGTTTATTAATAATTATAAAAATATTGATATGTAGTAATTATCCAAATTTATCTTTATCTTTTGTTTTTTAATATTAGATATAATTTTCTAAATTAAATTTCAAAATCAAATCTAAAGGAAAAATATGCCAATTATAAATATTAAGCTTTCAGACCCAATGCCAAGTCGTCAAAAACTAGATGAAATCGCAACTAAAATTACTGATATAATGGTAAATGATCTAGGCAAAAATCCTCAAAGAGTTGTTATAAATTTTGATGAGATTAGAAGTGATGCAACATATTTTGGTGGTAAATCTGTTCAAGCTATAAAAGAGGGTAAATAATGGCTGAAAAAATAAAAGAAGCTACAGTATTTAATCAAGAAGATATTGATCGTAAAGTAATTTTAGCAGCTGGTGACATGGCTCCAGAATTTAGTCTAGAAAATAGTGATGGAGTAAGTATTAGTTTAAGAGATTTTAGAGGTAAAAATGTAGTATTATACTTCTACCCTAAAGATAATACTCCAGGATGCACAACTGAGGCGTGTGAATTTAGCGCAAATTATGATGAATTTGTAGCTAATGATACTGTGATTGTAGGAGTTAGCCCAGATAATACTAAGAGCCATAGTGGATTTATCGCAAAGCAAAATTTAAAACATATCCTACTAAGTGATATTAATAAAGATGTAGCAAAAGCGTATGGTGTGTGGCAGGTTCGTAAAAATTATGGCAAAGAGTATCTAGGCATAGTAAGAACTACATTTATCATAGATAAAGAGGGCAAAATAGCAAAAGTCTATAAAAGTGTAAAAGCAGCTGGCCATGCTGCTAAAGTCTTAGCTGATTTAATAAAGTAGTTAATTTGTTAGTTCATATATGTTGCAGTGTCGATAGTCACTATTTTATTGCTGAGTTGAAGAAATTATACCCTAATGAGCGAATTATTGGCTACTTTTATGATCCAAATATTCATCCATATAGTGAATTTTTGCTAAGATTTAAAGATGTCAAGCGTAGTTGTAAGCAGCTTGGCATAAAGGTTATTTGCGGCGAGTATGAGTATGAAGAGTGGCTAAGAGGCACTAAGGGTTTAGAAAATGAGCCAGAAAAAGGTAAACGTTGTGAATATTGCTTTGAATTTCGTGTAGGAAATAGCGCAAAAGCCGCCATAGAATTAGGGTGTAAAAAGCTTACTACAACATTGTTAATGAGTCCTAAAAAAAATTTTACACAGTTAGAAAATGCACTAAATAATGCTATAAAAGGGACAAATTTAGAATCTGTTGCTGTGGATTTAAGAAAAAATGGCGGCACCCAAAGACAGTTTGAACTAGCTAAAAGGGATAAGCTCTATCATCAAAACTACTGCGGTTGTATATACGGATTAATTAAACAACGTCAAAATGAAGAGGTGATAGACGAGCTTTGTGAACCACTTGGCGCTCAAATTCAGCCAGGTTCTATCAGTTATCGTTTAAAATTATATAAAAAGGTAAGAAAACTAGAACAAAAAGGGGTAGAATTTGATCTAATTAGACAAAAGATTCTAAACTATAGATTACATTTTGGAAGGGTAAAAATTGATACTAATGTTGTACCTAGTTATTTTATCTTTTACTCACATTTTAAGCTTAAGAGTTCTAAGTTTAATATTGAAGTTTTAAGCGAGCAAGTTAATGTAAATAAAGATGATATTAAACTAATAAGCTTAGCTAAGTTTAACTCCATCGGCGGTTTTAAATATAAAAATATAATGGAATTATTAATTAATCCCCCAAAGATAAAAAAAGAGTTAAAATTGCGTAAAATGATAACAGGTTTAGAATTTAATCTTAGTCCAATCATTGTGTTAGATGAGATAAAAACTGGTAGATATATAATTGAAGCAAATAGTCAAATTTACCACTCTAGCATAGAGTTAGCAGTAAAAATTTAAAAAAATATATCTGAATTTAGCGAAAATTTTTAATATTATTAATAAAATTCAACTAATATTTTGCTAAATTTAGATACAATTTAGCACTTTTTATTCCGAGGTATTTAATGATAGATGTAGTTGAAATCCAAAAAATATTACCACACAGATATCCATTTTTGCTTATTGATAGAGTGTCTAAGCTAGAACCTAGCAAATTTATTAAAGGTTATAAAAATATAACAATTGCTGAGCAAGTTTTCCAAGGTCACTTTCCAGGTCATCCTATATATCCAGGCGTTATGATAATCGAAGGAATGGCGCAAGCTGGCGGTATTTTGGCTTTTAAAAGCATGGGTGAGGCTGAACAAGCTAACGCAGAAGATAAGGTAGTTTATTTTATGAGTATCGATGGGGCAAAATTTAGATCTCCGGTTCGCCCAGGCGATAAACTAGAGTACCATTTAGAGGTCTTAAAACATAAGGGAAATATTTGGGTTTTAGTTGGTAAGGCTTATGTAGATGATAAACTAGTAGCTGAAGCTGAGCTAAAGGCAATGATCGTAGATAAATAATAAGTAGAAAATATGCAAATTCATAGTACAGCAGTAGTTGAAGATGGTGCAATTTTAGGCGATGGGTGCGTGATTGAACCATATGCTTTTGTTAGTTCAAAAGCAATTTTAGGTGATAATGTAACTATTAAACAAGGTGCTAGAATCATTGGTGATACCCATATTGGTAGTGGTAGTAAAATTTATAGTTATGCTATAGTAGGTGATATACCTCAAGATATCAGCCACTCTTTAGAAGATACAGGTGGGGTGAGAATTGGTACTAATGCTACAATTAGGGAGTTTGCTACAATAAATTCAGGCACCAAAAAAGGTGATGGATATACCATAATCGGCAATAATAATTTTATAATGGCTTATACGCACATAGCTCATGATTGTTGTCTTGGTGATGGGATTATTTTGGCTAATGGTGTAA is a genomic window of Campylobacter devanensis containing:
- the lpxA gene encoding acyl-ACP--UDP-N-acetylglucosamine O-acyltransferase, whose product is MQIHSTAVVEDGAILGDGCVIEPYAFVSSKAILGDNVTIKQGARIIGDTHIGSGSKIYSYAIVGDIPQDISHSLEDTGGVRIGTNATIREFATINSGTKKGDGYTIIGNNNFIMAYTHIAHDCCLGDGIILANGVTLAGHVIVDDYAVIGGLTPVHQFVHIGESCMIAGASALSQDVVPFCLAEGNRAYIRSLNLVGIRRRFDKDTVEDINRAYKFLFRSGGGLKDRALELLGQNPTIEAKKMCEFIINTKRGIPLDKGRD